In the genome of Microtus ochrogaster isolate Prairie Vole_2 unplaced genomic scaffold, MicOch1.0 UNK47, whole genome shotgun sequence, one region contains:
- the Ccdc106 gene encoding coiled-coil domain-containing protein 106 isoform X3, translated as MNDRSNRRRTKPPEATSPTLTLMNSVKAQLHMALERNSWLQKRIEDLEEERDFLRCQLDKFISSARMDAEDHCRMKPGPRRVDGDSRAGVGGEASDPESAASSFGGASDEGSASERKRQKQKGSTGRRRFGKPKARERQRVKDADGVLCRYKKILGTFQKLKSMSRAFEHHRVDRNTVALTTPIAELLIVAPEKLAEVGEFDPSKERLLEYSRRCFLALDDETLKKVQALKKSKLLLPITYRFKR; from the exons ATGAATGACCGAAGCAACCGTAGGCGGACAA AGCCTCCAGAGGCCACCTCCCCAACCCTGACCCTGATGAACAGCGTTAAGGCCCAGCTGCACATGGCCCTGGAAAGGAACTCATGGCTGCAGAAGCGCATTGAAgacctggaggaggagagggacttTTTGCGGTGTCAGCTGGACAAGTTCATTTCCTCCGCTCGGATGGatgcag AGGACCACTGCCGGATGAAGCCTGGGCCACGGAGGGTTGATGGGGACAGCCgggctggggttgggggtgaAGCCTCAGACCCTGAGTCGGCAGCCTCCTCCTTCGGTGGGGCGTCTGACGAGGGCAGTGCCagtgaaaggaagaggcagaagcagaagggaagTACTGGCCGGAGGCGATTTGGGAAGCCCAAGGCTCGAGAGAGGCAGCGGG TGAAGGACGCTGACGGGGTCCTCTGCCGCTACAAGAAGATCCTGGGCACCTTCCAGAAGCTGAAGAGCATGTCTCGAGCCTTTGAGCATCACCGTGTGGACCGGAACACGGTGGCGCTGACCACGCCCATCGCGGAGCTGCTCATTGTGGCTCCCGAAAAGCTGGCTGAGGTGGGAGAGTTCGATCCGTCCAAGGAGCGCCTGCTGGAGTACTCCCGCCGCTGCTTCCTGGCGCTGGACGACGAGACTCTCAAGAAGGTGCAGGCTCTAAAAAAGAGCAAGCTGCTCCTGCCCATCACCTACCGCTTCAAGCGGTGA
- the Ccdc106 gene encoding coiled-coil domain-containing protein 106 isoform X1, whose translation MNDRSNRRRTMKDEETFEISIPFEEAPHLDSQIFYSLSPSRRNFEEPPEATSPTLTLMNSVKAQLHMALERNSWLQKRIEDLEEERDFLRCQLDKFISSARMDAEDHCRMKPGPRRVDGDSRAGVGGEASDPESAASSFGGASDEGSASERKRQKQKGSTGRRRFGKPKARERQRVKDADGVLCRYKKILGTFQKLKSMSRAFEHHRVDRNTVALTTPIAELLIVAPEKLAEVGEFDPSKERLLEYSRRCFLALDDETLKKVQALKKSKLLLPITYRFKR comes from the exons ATGAATGACCGAAGCAACCGTAGGCGGACAA TGAAGGACGAAGAGACCTTTGAGATCTCCATCCCCTTCGAAGAGGCACCCCACTTAGACTCACAGATTTTCTACAGTCTGAGTCCCTCTCGGAGAAATTTTGAGG AGCCTCCAGAGGCCACCTCCCCAACCCTGACCCTGATGAACAGCGTTAAGGCCCAGCTGCACATGGCCCTGGAAAGGAACTCATGGCTGCAGAAGCGCATTGAAgacctggaggaggagagggacttTTTGCGGTGTCAGCTGGACAAGTTCATTTCCTCCGCTCGGATGGatgcag AGGACCACTGCCGGATGAAGCCTGGGCCACGGAGGGTTGATGGGGACAGCCgggctggggttgggggtgaAGCCTCAGACCCTGAGTCGGCAGCCTCCTCCTTCGGTGGGGCGTCTGACGAGGGCAGTGCCagtgaaaggaagaggcagaagcagaagggaagTACTGGCCGGAGGCGATTTGGGAAGCCCAAGGCTCGAGAGAGGCAGCGGG TGAAGGACGCTGACGGGGTCCTCTGCCGCTACAAGAAGATCCTGGGCACCTTCCAGAAGCTGAAGAGCATGTCTCGAGCCTTTGAGCATCACCGTGTGGACCGGAACACGGTGGCGCTGACCACGCCCATCGCGGAGCTGCTCATTGTGGCTCCCGAAAAGCTGGCTGAGGTGGGAGAGTTCGATCCGTCCAAGGAGCGCCTGCTGGAGTACTCCCGCCGCTGCTTCCTGGCGCTGGACGACGAGACTCTCAAGAAGGTGCAGGCTCTAAAAAAGAGCAAGCTGCTCCTGCCCATCACCTACCGCTTCAAGCGGTGA
- the Znf581 gene encoding LOW QUALITY PROTEIN: zinc finger protein 581 (The sequence of the model RefSeq protein was modified relative to this genomic sequence to represent the inferred CDS: inserted 2 bases in 2 codons; deleted 1 base in 1 codon; substituted 1 base at 1 genomic stop codon), giving the protein MLVLPPCCLQTSALPSVEAMEGHPSRIDGSPEPGPSFSTGSPPTSSPPRLNHYLLMDTQCVPYTVPVDEESQREAGVIGTWVQKKCLGTLSTSYLQRHSITHLEVKPFKCDTWGKAFKPASPLEQXHSIHGAGGIXPYSCLLCPRCFWAEDELTQHISGHXGDHPFPHCLRHFTEQNTLQKNTP; this is encoded by the exons ATGCTGGTGCTGCCACCTTGCTGCCTCCAGACCTCAGCACTTCCCTctgtagaggccatggaaggcCACCCT TCTCGAATAGATGGGTCTCCAGAACCTGGGCCTTCTTTCTCCACAGGATCTCCCCCGACTTCGTCCCCTCCAAGGCTCAACCATTATCTTCTCATGGACACCCAGTGTGTCCCCTACACAGTGCCGGTGGATGAGGAGTCACAGAGGGAGGCTGGGGTCATTGGGACTTGGGTTCAGAAAAAGTGCTTAGGGACTCTGAGTACATCTTACCTTCAGCGACACAGCATTACCCACTTGGAGGTGAAGCCCTTCAAATGCGACACCTGGGGGAAGGCATTCAAGCCGGCCAGCCCTCTTGAGC ACCACTCCATACATGGGGCGGGTGGTATTTAGCCCTACAGCTGCTTGCTCTGCCCTCGCTGCTTCTGGGCCGAGGACGAGTTGACCCAGCACATCAGTGGAC TAGGGGACCACCCGTTCCCGCATTGCTTGCGTCACTTTACAGAGCAGAACACATTACAGAAGAACACTCCATGA
- the Znf580 gene encoding zinc finger protein 580 isoform X2, which yields MLLLPPRPPHPRSSSPEVMDPPPPKTPPFPKAEGPSSTSSSVAGPRPPRLGRHLLIDANGVPYTYTVQLEEEPRGPPQREATPGEPSPRKGYSCPECARVFASPLRLQSHRVSHSDLKPFTCGACGKAFKRSSHLSRHRATHRARAGPPHSCPLCPRRFQDAAELAQHVRLH from the coding sequence atgctgctgctgccgccgcggCCACCTCACCCTCGGTCCTCCTCCCCGGAGGTCATGGACCCACCGCCCCCCAAAACTCCCCCATTTCCCAAGGCGGAAGGCCCCTCCTCCACTTCTTCCTCGGTGGCGGGGCCGCGGCCACCGCGGCTGGGCCGCCACCTACTCATCGACGCCAACGGGGTCCCCTACACGTACACCGTGCAGCTGGAGGAGGAACCTCGGGGCCCGCCACAGCGCGAGGCGACCCCGGGAGAGCCAAGTCCTCGCAAGGGCTACAGCTGCCCAGAGTGCGCTCGTGTCTTTGCCAGCCCTCTACGGCTGCAGAGCCACCGTGTGTCGCACTCGGACCTCAAGCCCTTTACGTGTGGTGCTTGTGGCAAAGCCTTTAAGCGCTCCAGCCACCTGTCGCGGCACCGCGCCACTCATCGCGCGCGCGCTGGCCCACCGCACAGCTGCCCGCTCTGTCCACGCCGCTTCCAGGACGCCGCGGAGCTGGCGCAGCACGTGCGCCTGCACTGA
- the Znf580 gene encoding zinc finger protein 580 isoform X1: MDGGNPKDVRGPDVRLVELGVAKPWWRKPRDGNWSQFSLCRKLPLQMLLLPPRPPHPRSSSPEVMDPPPPKTPPFPKAEGPSSTSSSVAGPRPPRLGRHLLIDANGVPYTYTVQLEEEPRGPPQREATPGEPSPRKGYSCPECARVFASPLRLQSHRVSHSDLKPFTCGACGKAFKRSSHLSRHRATHRARAGPPHSCPLCPRRFQDAAELAQHVRLH; this comes from the exons ATGGACGGAGGGAATCCGAAGGATGTCCGAGGTCCTGACGTGAGGCTGGTGGAGCTGGGTGTTGCCAAGCCCTGGTGGAGAAAACCCAGAGATGGGAACTGGAGTCAGTTTTCACTTTGTAGGAAG CTGCCGctccagatgctgctgctgccgccgcggCCACCTCACCCTCGGTCCTCCTCCCCGGAGGTCATGGACCCACCGCCCCCCAAAACTCCCCCATTTCCCAAGGCGGAAGGCCCCTCCTCCACTTCTTCCTCGGTGGCGGGGCCGCGGCCACCGCGGCTGGGCCGCCACCTACTCATCGACGCCAACGGGGTCCCCTACACGTACACCGTGCAGCTGGAGGAGGAACCTCGGGGCCCGCCACAGCGCGAGGCGACCCCGGGAGAGCCAAGTCCTCGCAAGGGCTACAGCTGCCCAGAGTGCGCTCGTGTCTTTGCCAGCCCTCTACGGCTGCAGAGCCACCGTGTGTCGCACTCGGACCTCAAGCCCTTTACGTGTGGTGCTTGTGGCAAAGCCTTTAAGCGCTCCAGCCACCTGTCGCGGCACCGCGCCACTCATCGCGCGCGCGCTGGCCCACCGCACAGCTGCCCGCTCTGTCCACGCCGCTTCCAGGACGCCGCGGAGCTGGCGCAGCACGTGCGCCTGCACTGA
- the Ccdc106 gene encoding coiled-coil domain-containing protein 106 isoform X2 codes for MTEATVGGQDEETFEISIPFEEAPHLDSQIFYSLSPSRRNFEEPPEATSPTLTLMNSVKAQLHMALERNSWLQKRIEDLEEERDFLRCQLDKFISSARMDAEDHCRMKPGPRRVDGDSRAGVGGEASDPESAASSFGGASDEGSASERKRQKQKGSTGRRRFGKPKARERQRVKDADGVLCRYKKILGTFQKLKSMSRAFEHHRVDRNTVALTTPIAELLIVAPEKLAEVGEFDPSKERLLEYSRRCFLALDDETLKKVQALKKSKLLLPITYRFKR; via the exons ATGACCGAAGCAACCGTAGGCGGACAA GACGAAGAGACCTTTGAGATCTCCATCCCCTTCGAAGAGGCACCCCACTTAGACTCACAGATTTTCTACAGTCTGAGTCCCTCTCGGAGAAATTTTGAGG AGCCTCCAGAGGCCACCTCCCCAACCCTGACCCTGATGAACAGCGTTAAGGCCCAGCTGCACATGGCCCTGGAAAGGAACTCATGGCTGCAGAAGCGCATTGAAgacctggaggaggagagggacttTTTGCGGTGTCAGCTGGACAAGTTCATTTCCTCCGCTCGGATGGatgcag AGGACCACTGCCGGATGAAGCCTGGGCCACGGAGGGTTGATGGGGACAGCCgggctggggttgggggtgaAGCCTCAGACCCTGAGTCGGCAGCCTCCTCCTTCGGTGGGGCGTCTGACGAGGGCAGTGCCagtgaaaggaagaggcagaagcagaagggaagTACTGGCCGGAGGCGATTTGGGAAGCCCAAGGCTCGAGAGAGGCAGCGGG TGAAGGACGCTGACGGGGTCCTCTGCCGCTACAAGAAGATCCTGGGCACCTTCCAGAAGCTGAAGAGCATGTCTCGAGCCTTTGAGCATCACCGTGTGGACCGGAACACGGTGGCGCTGACCACGCCCATCGCGGAGCTGCTCATTGTGGCTCCCGAAAAGCTGGCTGAGGTGGGAGAGTTCGATCCGTCCAAGGAGCGCCTGCTGGAGTACTCCCGCCGCTGCTTCCTGGCGCTGGACGACGAGACTCTCAAGAAGGTGCAGGCTCTAAAAAAGAGCAAGCTGCTCCTGCCCATCACCTACCGCTTCAAGCGGTGA